One Corvus moneduloides isolate bCorMon1 chromosome Z, bCorMon1.pri, whole genome shotgun sequence genomic window carries:
- the NOL6 gene encoding nucleolar protein 6 isoform X2, with protein sequence MAGSPEAAEEAEQGPEPPAGGAARRGKRAAPTAAAPQPAKLSRAELYKPPTSEELTQLKETEDLFHSSLLRLQLTDQAWLSKDVKVPFLQVPFNVKGRFHFVPPAELKVVGSYLLGTCVRPEINVDVAVTMPREIFQDKDNLNQRYHRKRALYLAHIAQHLSKEKLFGSVRFAYMNSNHLKPILLLRPQGKDEKMVTVRLHACPDSGLFKPSRFHPSKNNVRTTWFMEQSTPKEGATEPPTPHYNNSILCDTVMLSHLHFLSNAATDFPGMKDGLALLKVWLNQRQLCKGLGCFSGFLVSMLVAYLLMKRKIVKMMSGYQVLRSTLQFLATTDLSVTGISLAKDADPSLPVLDDFHQAFEVVFVDPSGLVNLCADMTASKYHQVQFEAKHSMEILDDRMVDGFQVLLMTPKPMLRTFDHVFHLKHVSKLQGTCKKMQLLNELMDRGGNYVAAALPFVVSLLARGLSGRAQLVAHSMPQISEWPIDAEPPKHKDVGPLTFGLLFVPEFAASTLEKGPQADHPEALEFRTFWGEKSELRRFQDGSICEAVVWEASAVCQKRLIPEQIIRHLLKLHADIPESSICYTGALLESVIRTGKEASGTGEEAMVSVVCSYNDLSRKLWNLKELPLTVTAVQGVHPAFRYTDVFPPIPMKPIYSFHNRSKHLLLPSEEKPCPAYITPLKVICHMEGSGQWPQDKGAIKRIKAAFHLQLAELLRQQHQLVCRPAVTHTDVYKDGYVFRLQVAYHREPLILKEVVTPEGMLKYQDTEESRQLELETLHLPYLTSSLHGLQQQHPVFGSTSRLAKRWISAQLLSDSISEECVDLLVAFLFLHPAPFTPPSSPQVGFLRFLNLLATFDWKNNPLIVNLNTGLTDSVCTEIKNKFIAARSRLPVMFLATPKDQWSSMWTRERPSAQILQRLILLALESLRVLEEQLMDPLSDQDMKMVFRPPLDFYDVLIHLNPNQIPRHLESVDRPVKSVSRGVVKNSSAVNILFPVVGYDPVQLYLQDLRDAFDDLALFFYDKHGGEVIAVLWKPLSFQPQPFKVASMKGRKVTTLNNELVCVPNVEAILEDFEILGEGLVKSVEARTEKWTI encoded by the exons ATGGCG GGCTCTCCGGAGGCGGCGGAGGAGGCGGAGCAGGGCCCAGAGCCCCCCGCCGGGGGTGCGGCGCGGCGGGGGAAGAGGGCTGCCCCGACAGCCGCAGCTCCGCAGCCGGCCAAGCTGAGCCGCGCCGAGCTCTACAAGCCACCGACCAGCGAGGAGCTGACCCAGCTGAAGGAGACGGAGGATCTGTTCCACTCCAGCTTGCTGCGCCTTCAG CTCACTGACCAGGCCTGGCTTTCCAAGGATGTGAAGGTCCCGTTCCTGCAAGTGCCGTTCAATGTGAAGGGCAGGTTCCACTTCGTGCCCCCAGCCGAGCTGAAGGTGGTGGGCAGTTACCTGCTGGGCACCTGTGTTAGGCCAGAGATCAATGTGGACGTTGCAGTGACCATGCCACGG GAAATCTTCCAGGACAAAGATAACCTGAATCAACGCTACCACCGGAAGAGAGCCCTCTACCTGGCCCACATCGCCCAGCATTTGTCCAAGGAGAAGCTCTTTGGCAGTGTGAGGTTTGCCTACATGAACAGCAACCATCTGAAGCCCATTCTGCTCCTGAGGCCTCAAG GCAAGGATGAGAAGATGGTCACTGTCCGACTCCATGCTTGTCCTGACTCGGGTCTCTTCAAACCCAGCCGCTTCCATCCCAGCAAGAACAATGTCCGGACCACCTGGTTCATGGAGCAGAGCACCCCCAAAGAAG GAGCCACCGAGCCACCGACCCCGCACTACAACAACTCCATCCTCTGTGACACAGTGATGCTCTCCCACCTGCATTTCTTGTCTAACGCAGCCACGGACTTCCCAGGCATGAAGGATGGCCTGGCCCTCCTCAAAGTTTGGCTGAACCAGCGGCAGCTCTGCAAG GGCTTGGGGTGCTTCAGTGGCTTCTTGGTCTCCATGCTTGTTGCCTACCTGCTGATGAAGCGCAAGATCGTCAAGATGATGAGTGGGTACCAGGTGTTGAGAAGCACTCTGCAATTCCTGG CCACCACTGACCTGAGCGTGACAGGGATCAGCCTAGCCAAGGATGCTGATCCCTCCCTG cctgttcTGGATGATTTCCACCAGGCATTTGAAGTGGTCTTTGTGGATCCCTCTGGACTGGTGAATCTCTGTGCTGATATGACTGCCAGCAAATACCACCAG GTCCAGTTCGAAGCCAAGCACTCTATGGAGATTTTGGATGACCGGATGGTGGATGGCTTTCAGGTGCTGCTCATGACCCCAAAGCCAATGCTCAGGACCTTTGACCACGTCTTCCA CCTGAAGCATGTTTCCAAGCTTCAGGGTACTTGCAAGAAGATGCAGCTGCTGAATGAGCTGATGGATCGGGGTGGGAACTACGTAGCTGCGGCCCTGCCCTTCGTTGTCTCACTGCTGGCACGTGGTCTGTCTGGGAGAGCACAGCTTGTGGCTCACTCCATGCCCCAGATCTCTGAG TGGCCAATTGATGCTGAGCCCCCAAAACACAAGGATGTTGGGCCCCTGACGTTTGGGCTCCTGTTTGTCCCAGAGTTTGCTGCCAGCACCCTGGAGAAGGGTCCGCAGGCTGATCACCCCGAG GCCTTGGAGTTCCGGACCTTCTGGGGAGAGAAGTCGGAGCTGCGTCGGTTCCAGGATGGCAGCATCTGTGAGGCGGTGGTGTGGGAGGCCAGCGCAGTCTGCCAGAAGCGCCTCATTCCTGAGCAGATCATCCGGCACCTGCTGAAGCT GCATGCGGACATTCCTGAGTCTTCCATCTGCTACACAGGAGCCCTGCTGGAATCTGTGATCAGGACTGGGAAAGAG GCATCGGGAACGGGCGAGGAGGCCATGGTCAGCGTCGTCTGCTCCTACAATGACCTGAGCCGCAAGCTTTGGAACCTGAAGGAGCTGCCGCTGACTGTGACGGCTGTGCAGGGTGTCCATCCAGCCTTCCGCTACACGGAT GTCTTTCCTCCCATTCCTATGAAGCCGATTTACTCCTTCCATAATAGAAGCAAGCACTTGCTGCTTCCTTCAGAGGAGAAGCCCTGCCCAGCCTACATAACCCCTTTGAAGG TCATCTGCCACATGGAAGGCAGTGGCCAGTGGCCACAGGACAAAGGAGCTATCAAGCGCATCAAGGCCGCTTTCCACCTCCAGCTGGCTGAGCTCCTccggcagcagcaccagctggttTGCAGGCCTGCAGTCACCCACACCGACGTGTACAAG GATGGCTACGTTTTCCGTCTCCAAGTAGCCTACCACCGGGAGCCCCTGATTTTGAAGGAAGTGGTCACCCCAGAAGGGATGCTGAAGTACCAGGACACAGAGGAATCTcggcagctggagctggagactTTGCATCTGCCCTATCTAACCAGCTCTCTGCATGG gctccagcagcagcaccctgtGTTCGGCAGCACTTCCCGGCTGGCCAAGCGCTGGATCAGTGCCCAGCTCCTGAGTGACAGCATCTCTGAGGAGTGTGTGGACCTCCTTGTGGCATTTCTCTTCCTCCACCCAGCCCCGTTCACACCACCCAG ctctccacAGGTGGGGTTCCTGCGCTTCCTCAACTTGCTGGCAACCTTTGACTGGAAAAACAACCCTCTGATTGTCAACCTAAACACTGGCCTCACAg ACTCTGTCTGCACAGAGATCAAGAACAAGTTTATAGCAGCTCGCTCTCGCCTCCCTGTCATGTTCCTGGCCACCCCCAAAGACCAGTGGAGCTCCATGTGGACCCGGGAGCGCCCCTCAGCACAG atCCTGCAGCGCCTTATCCTACTTGCCTTGGAGTCTCTCCGTgtcctggaggagcagctcatGGACCCACTCAGCGACCAGGATATGAAG ATGGTCTTCCGCCCTCCTTTGGACTTCTACGATGTCCTGATCCACCTGAATCCAAACCAGATTCCTCGGCACCTGGAGAGCGTGGACCGGCCGGTGAAATCAGTTTCCCGTGGTGTGGTgaagaacagctctgctgtgaatATCCTCTTTCCTGTGGTGGGTTATGACCCTGTGCAGTTGTACCTGCAGGACCTGAGG GATGCCTTCGATGATCTTGCCTTGTTCTTCTATGACAAGCATGGTGGGGAAGTAATTGCAGTTTTGTGGAAACCTTTGAGCTTCCAGCCTCAGCCTTTTAAG GTTGCCAGcatgaaaggaaggaaggtgACAACTCTGAACAACGAGCTGGTTTGTGTTCCCAATGTGGAGGCAATTCTGGAGGATTTTGAGATTTTGGGAGAAGGCCTGGTCAAAAGTGTGGAAGCTCGTACAGAGAAATGGACTATCTGA
- the NOL6 gene encoding nucleolar protein 6 isoform X1, giving the protein MAGSPEAAEEAEQGPEPPAGGAARRGKRAAPTAAAPQPAKLSRAELYKPPTSEELTQLKETEDLFHSSLLRLQIEELLKEVTLKETKKKKIDAFLHEINSLLSTIPETPETELTDQAWLSKDVKVPFLQVPFNVKGRFHFVPPAELKVVGSYLLGTCVRPEINVDVAVTMPREIFQDKDNLNQRYHRKRALYLAHIAQHLSKEKLFGSVRFAYMNSNHLKPILLLRPQGKDEKMVTVRLHACPDSGLFKPSRFHPSKNNVRTTWFMEQSTPKEGATEPPTPHYNNSILCDTVMLSHLHFLSNAATDFPGMKDGLALLKVWLNQRQLCKGLGCFSGFLVSMLVAYLLMKRKIVKMMSGYQVLRSTLQFLATTDLSVTGISLAKDADPSLPVLDDFHQAFEVVFVDPSGLVNLCADMTASKYHQVQFEAKHSMEILDDRMVDGFQVLLMTPKPMLRTFDHVFHLKHVSKLQGTCKKMQLLNELMDRGGNYVAAALPFVVSLLARGLSGRAQLVAHSMPQISEWPIDAEPPKHKDVGPLTFGLLFVPEFAASTLEKGPQADHPEALEFRTFWGEKSELRRFQDGSICEAVVWEASAVCQKRLIPEQIIRHLLKLHADIPESSICYTGALLESVIRTGKEASGTGEEAMVSVVCSYNDLSRKLWNLKELPLTVTAVQGVHPAFRYTDVFPPIPMKPIYSFHNRSKHLLLPSEEKPCPAYITPLKVICHMEGSGQWPQDKGAIKRIKAAFHLQLAELLRQQHQLVCRPAVTHTDVYKDGYVFRLQVAYHREPLILKEVVTPEGMLKYQDTEESRQLELETLHLPYLTSSLHGLQQQHPVFGSTSRLAKRWISAQLLSDSISEECVDLLVAFLFLHPAPFTPPSSPQVGFLRFLNLLATFDWKNNPLIVNLNTGLTDSVCTEIKNKFIAARSRLPVMFLATPKDQWSSMWTRERPSAQILQRLILLALESLRVLEEQLMDPLSDQDMKMVFRPPLDFYDVLIHLNPNQIPRHLESVDRPVKSVSRGVVKNSSAVNILFPVVGYDPVQLYLQDLRDAFDDLALFFYDKHGGEVIAVLWKPLSFQPQPFKVASMKGRKVTTLNNELVCVPNVEAILEDFEILGEGLVKSVEARTEKWTI; this is encoded by the exons ATGGCG GGCTCTCCGGAGGCGGCGGAGGAGGCGGAGCAGGGCCCAGAGCCCCCCGCCGGGGGTGCGGCGCGGCGGGGGAAGAGGGCTGCCCCGACAGCCGCAGCTCCGCAGCCGGCCAAGCTGAGCCGCGCCGAGCTCTACAAGCCACCGACCAGCGAGGAGCTGACCCAGCTGAAGGAGACGGAGGATCTGTTCCACTCCAGCTTGCTGCGCCTTCAG ATCGAAGAGCTTTTGAAGGAGGTGACATTGAAGGAGACCAAGAAGAAGAAGATTGATGCCTTCCTCCATGAAATTAACAGCCTGCTGAGCACCATCCCAGAGACCCCAGAAACTGAA CTCACTGACCAGGCCTGGCTTTCCAAGGATGTGAAGGTCCCGTTCCTGCAAGTGCCGTTCAATGTGAAGGGCAGGTTCCACTTCGTGCCCCCAGCCGAGCTGAAGGTGGTGGGCAGTTACCTGCTGGGCACCTGTGTTAGGCCAGAGATCAATGTGGACGTTGCAGTGACCATGCCACGG GAAATCTTCCAGGACAAAGATAACCTGAATCAACGCTACCACCGGAAGAGAGCCCTCTACCTGGCCCACATCGCCCAGCATTTGTCCAAGGAGAAGCTCTTTGGCAGTGTGAGGTTTGCCTACATGAACAGCAACCATCTGAAGCCCATTCTGCTCCTGAGGCCTCAAG GCAAGGATGAGAAGATGGTCACTGTCCGACTCCATGCTTGTCCTGACTCGGGTCTCTTCAAACCCAGCCGCTTCCATCCCAGCAAGAACAATGTCCGGACCACCTGGTTCATGGAGCAGAGCACCCCCAAAGAAG GAGCCACCGAGCCACCGACCCCGCACTACAACAACTCCATCCTCTGTGACACAGTGATGCTCTCCCACCTGCATTTCTTGTCTAACGCAGCCACGGACTTCCCAGGCATGAAGGATGGCCTGGCCCTCCTCAAAGTTTGGCTGAACCAGCGGCAGCTCTGCAAG GGCTTGGGGTGCTTCAGTGGCTTCTTGGTCTCCATGCTTGTTGCCTACCTGCTGATGAAGCGCAAGATCGTCAAGATGATGAGTGGGTACCAGGTGTTGAGAAGCACTCTGCAATTCCTGG CCACCACTGACCTGAGCGTGACAGGGATCAGCCTAGCCAAGGATGCTGATCCCTCCCTG cctgttcTGGATGATTTCCACCAGGCATTTGAAGTGGTCTTTGTGGATCCCTCTGGACTGGTGAATCTCTGTGCTGATATGACTGCCAGCAAATACCACCAG GTCCAGTTCGAAGCCAAGCACTCTATGGAGATTTTGGATGACCGGATGGTGGATGGCTTTCAGGTGCTGCTCATGACCCCAAAGCCAATGCTCAGGACCTTTGACCACGTCTTCCA CCTGAAGCATGTTTCCAAGCTTCAGGGTACTTGCAAGAAGATGCAGCTGCTGAATGAGCTGATGGATCGGGGTGGGAACTACGTAGCTGCGGCCCTGCCCTTCGTTGTCTCACTGCTGGCACGTGGTCTGTCTGGGAGAGCACAGCTTGTGGCTCACTCCATGCCCCAGATCTCTGAG TGGCCAATTGATGCTGAGCCCCCAAAACACAAGGATGTTGGGCCCCTGACGTTTGGGCTCCTGTTTGTCCCAGAGTTTGCTGCCAGCACCCTGGAGAAGGGTCCGCAGGCTGATCACCCCGAG GCCTTGGAGTTCCGGACCTTCTGGGGAGAGAAGTCGGAGCTGCGTCGGTTCCAGGATGGCAGCATCTGTGAGGCGGTGGTGTGGGAGGCCAGCGCAGTCTGCCAGAAGCGCCTCATTCCTGAGCAGATCATCCGGCACCTGCTGAAGCT GCATGCGGACATTCCTGAGTCTTCCATCTGCTACACAGGAGCCCTGCTGGAATCTGTGATCAGGACTGGGAAAGAG GCATCGGGAACGGGCGAGGAGGCCATGGTCAGCGTCGTCTGCTCCTACAATGACCTGAGCCGCAAGCTTTGGAACCTGAAGGAGCTGCCGCTGACTGTGACGGCTGTGCAGGGTGTCCATCCAGCCTTCCGCTACACGGAT GTCTTTCCTCCCATTCCTATGAAGCCGATTTACTCCTTCCATAATAGAAGCAAGCACTTGCTGCTTCCTTCAGAGGAGAAGCCCTGCCCAGCCTACATAACCCCTTTGAAGG TCATCTGCCACATGGAAGGCAGTGGCCAGTGGCCACAGGACAAAGGAGCTATCAAGCGCATCAAGGCCGCTTTCCACCTCCAGCTGGCTGAGCTCCTccggcagcagcaccagctggttTGCAGGCCTGCAGTCACCCACACCGACGTGTACAAG GATGGCTACGTTTTCCGTCTCCAAGTAGCCTACCACCGGGAGCCCCTGATTTTGAAGGAAGTGGTCACCCCAGAAGGGATGCTGAAGTACCAGGACACAGAGGAATCTcggcagctggagctggagactTTGCATCTGCCCTATCTAACCAGCTCTCTGCATGG gctccagcagcagcaccctgtGTTCGGCAGCACTTCCCGGCTGGCCAAGCGCTGGATCAGTGCCCAGCTCCTGAGTGACAGCATCTCTGAGGAGTGTGTGGACCTCCTTGTGGCATTTCTCTTCCTCCACCCAGCCCCGTTCACACCACCCAG ctctccacAGGTGGGGTTCCTGCGCTTCCTCAACTTGCTGGCAACCTTTGACTGGAAAAACAACCCTCTGATTGTCAACCTAAACACTGGCCTCACAg ACTCTGTCTGCACAGAGATCAAGAACAAGTTTATAGCAGCTCGCTCTCGCCTCCCTGTCATGTTCCTGGCCACCCCCAAAGACCAGTGGAGCTCCATGTGGACCCGGGAGCGCCCCTCAGCACAG atCCTGCAGCGCCTTATCCTACTTGCCTTGGAGTCTCTCCGTgtcctggaggagcagctcatGGACCCACTCAGCGACCAGGATATGAAG ATGGTCTTCCGCCCTCCTTTGGACTTCTACGATGTCCTGATCCACCTGAATCCAAACCAGATTCCTCGGCACCTGGAGAGCGTGGACCGGCCGGTGAAATCAGTTTCCCGTGGTGTGGTgaagaacagctctgctgtgaatATCCTCTTTCCTGTGGTGGGTTATGACCCTGTGCAGTTGTACCTGCAGGACCTGAGG GATGCCTTCGATGATCTTGCCTTGTTCTTCTATGACAAGCATGGTGGGGAAGTAATTGCAGTTTTGTGGAAACCTTTGAGCTTCCAGCCTCAGCCTTTTAAG GTTGCCAGcatgaaaggaaggaaggtgACAACTCTGAACAACGAGCTGGTTTGTGTTCCCAATGTGGAGGCAATTCTGGAGGATTTTGAGATTTTGGGAGAAGGCCTGGTCAAAAGTGTGGAAGCTCGTACAGAGAAATGGACTATCTGA